The Fusarium oxysporum Fo47 chromosome II, complete sequence genome includes a region encoding these proteins:
- a CDS encoding kinase-like domain-containing protein gives MNTPHAPRTATALPLDDNSQDTGNNSFRGRDTFLRSTSRPIPVPAHTPSRAGASLTPTSRRHDHAYATLSTSPLSSFTLPDVSVTTPPLAHFRADTIAPTSMQEGELPPPQSNTLSIGSPAIPRRSVSPVGSLRISTDFAARPVTPDRRESFNNGNGNGSGSSRGSLTLNHRASSNSLHPISRTPSLKAALTNSLGSASGTSSLVPSPIISAMGDMTPLPSPLMSGDSPGPWKRLSAGSASPPQQRLKSVGEGSVLVTSTGESIDAALSNGAKRKIYSTLEPGDHVHTQSPSNQQPRQHTRNRSVSEYVPDPMGIPKRQISVSARPNAEASARSHEPQLRRELNLAESRGLTPSVVQPPTPPPSESSRDSADGASKPKGPRFEYFEANGRNDKKRRRWRAVRMLGQGTFSRVMLATSQIEPDEDSPEVDHGRLTPKPEQSLDRKTLVAVKVCEHGPKGGASEERVEMSLKRELEIMLSIHHPSLVDLKAWSIEPTRAILVLSYCPGGDMFDIATTHRGVLKEPLLRRIFAELVGAVSYLHERRIVHRDIKLENVLVNLTPSELADPSIDWATYPYSVVILSDLGLSRRIADDEKLETRCGSEDYAAPEVIMGQPYDGRATDAWSLGVLLYALLEARLPFDPHPGMSEAHRMRSRTSHRIARVEWKWVEYYGDDTDHDGDEAKFKQKGLLGAMEITEGLLRRARGRWTVDKVAKTPWVQGAINVEGGIRFREEKDGEEVS, from the coding sequence ATGAACACGCCCCACGCCCCCCGAACTGCGACGGCCCTGCCCCTCGACGACAACTCTCAAGACACAGGAAACAACTCTTTTAGAGGTCGTGATACCTTCCTTCGCTCAACTTCTCGTCCCATACCAGTTCCTGCACATACACCTTCTCGTGCTGGGGCCTCCCTTACACCAACTTCCCGTCGGCACGACCACGCCTACGCTACACTGTCCACCAGTCCCTTGTCGTCCTTCACGCTTCCTGATGTCTCTGTTACAACGCCGCCGCTTGCCCATTTCCGTGCGGATACAATAGCACCGACTTCCATGCAAGAGGGCGAACTCCCGCCACCACAATCCAATACCCTGTCCATTGGATCACCTGCTATTCCAAGACGCTCCGTCAGTCCTGTGGGATCCTTGCGTATCTCAACTGACTTTGCTGCACGTCCCGTAACCCCAGACCGCCGCGAATCATTTAACAACGGCAACGGAAATGGCAGTGGTTCATCCCGTGGCTCGTTGACGTTGAACCACAGGGCTTCGTCCAACAGCCTTCATCCCATCTCCCGGACACCAAGTCTTAAAGCTGCCTTGACTAACAGCCTTGGTTCTGCCAGCGGCACAAGCAGTTTGGTGCCTAGTCCTATTATTTCTGCTATGGGGGATATGACGCCTCTTCCAAGCCCGCTCATGTCGGGTGATTCCCCAGGACCCTGGAAGAGGCTGAGCGCAGGTTCTGCGTCACCTCCCCAACAGCGCCTCAAAAGCGTAGGAGAGGGTTCTGTTCTGGTTACGAGTACAGGTGAATCGATTGATGCAGCACTTTCCAATGGTGCTAAACGTAAAATTTATTCAACCCTCGAGCCTGGCGACCATGTTCATACACAATCGCCTTCTAATCAGCAGCCACGACAGCATACGCGAAACCGAAGTGTGAGCGAATACGTTCCTGATCCTATGGGTATTCCTAAGAGACAAATATCCGTTTCAGCACGACCCAACGCCGAGGCTTCAGCACGGTCCCATGAACCCCAGCTTCGAAGAGAGCTTAACCTTGCAGAATCGCGAGGACTTACACCTTCGGTGGTTCAGCCACCAACTCCTCCACCAAGCGAGTCTTCGCGAGACTCTGCTGATGGCGCCAGTAAGCCCAAAGGACCCCGATTCGAATATTTCGAAGCAAACGGACGCAATGATAAGAAGCGTCGCCGATGGAGGGCCGTGCGAATGCTTGGTCAAGGAACCTTCAGTAGGGTCATGCTGGCTACAAGCCAGATTGAACCCGACGAAGACTCTCCCGAAGTTGACCATGGAAGACTGACACCAAAACCGGAACAGAGCCTTGACCGTAAGACTCTGGTTGCCGTCAAGGTCTGCGAGCATGGTCCAAAGGGCGGCGCCAGTGAGGAACGTGTTGAGATGAGTCTAAAACGTGAACTTGAAATCATGCTTTCCATCCACCACCCCTCGCTTGTCGACCTAAAAGCTTGGAGCATTGAGCCTACTCGGGCCATTCTTGTCTTGAGCTATTGCCCTGGAGGTGATATGTTTGATATCGCGACCACTCATCGTGGTGTGCTCAAGGAGCCACTATTACGAAGAATATTTGCTGAACTGGTTGGTGCTGTGAGCTATCTCCACGAAAGGAGAATTGTTCACCGAGATATCAAACTCGAGAATGTCCTCGTCAACCTCACCCCTTCTGAGCTTGCAGACCCATCGATCGACTGGGCTACCTACCCTTACTCGGTGGTAATTCTGAGTGACCTGGGCCTTTCGAGACGCAtcgccgatgatgagaaacTAGAAACTCGATGTGGATCAGAAGACTATGCAGCTCCTGAGGTCATCATGGGACAACCTTACGATGGACGAGCTACCGATGCTTGGTCACTCGGTGTTCTTCTGTATGCTCTTCTTGAGGCTCGACTTCCCTTCGATCCGCACCCAGGTATGAGTGAAGCGCATCGCATGCGCAGTCGCACTAGCCACCGTATCGCGAGAGTCGAATGGAAATGGGTAGAATACTACGGTGATGACACCGACCACGATGGCGACGAAGCCAAGTTCAAGCAAAAGGGTCTCCTCGGTGCTATGGAGATCACAGAAGGGTTGCTGAGGCGAGCCAGGGGTCGTTGGACCGTCGATAAGGTGGCCAAGACCCCCTGGGTTCAGGGCGCCATCAATGTCGAAGGCGGAATACGTTTCCGCGAAGAGAAGGACGGCGAGGAAGTTTCCTGA